Proteins from a single region of Oscillatoria sp. FACHB-1406:
- a CDS encoding GIY-YIG nuclease family protein: protein MIFFGREFNSAWSEPHFHELHTELETYDNLGKLKRYKQPGRILNIGGVPNTPGIYLIRDIYKTNIYVGQTEKQGIRTRLSQHLNAQGSKGLKRGILYEIRWAETYGLEIEKIAEAVAVVFFQPKQNPGNDWKGNLRKALQNDLEHVVIAEAKRLGFLRGSGSEKERFMAKLLEISR from the coding sequence ATGATTTTTTTTGGAAGAGAATTTAATAGTGCTTGGTCTGAGCCGCATTTTCATGAACTTCACACCGAACTTGAGACTTATGATAATTTGGGGAAATTAAAAAGATACAAGCAACCAGGTAGAATTCTGAACATAGGTGGAGTACCAAATACTCCTGGCATTTATCTTATACGAGATATTTATAAAACTAACATTTATGTTGGTCAGACTGAGAAACAAGGGATACGAACTCGCCTAAGTCAACATCTGAATGCTCAGGGTTCTAAAGGACTTAAAAGAGGTATTTTATATGAAATACGATGGGCTGAAACTTATGGGTTAGAAATTGAAAAGATTGCTGAAGCTGTAGCAGTTGTCTTTTTTCAACCTAAACAAAATCCAGGTAATGATTGGAAAGGTAATTTGAGAAAAGCCCTACAGAATGACTTAGAGCATGTAGTTATAGCTGAAGCTAAGCGATTAGGTTTCCTGAGAGGATCGGGATCTGAAAAAGAACGTTTCATGGCAAAATTGCTTGAAATAAGTAGATAA
- a CDS encoding DUF433 domain-containing protein, whose product MATLKELEPQLLALSNEDKERVIQLLSRESFSLGRGIEKTPEVCGGSACIAGMRIAVWGLVEARRIGYSEADLLASYPGLSARDLVNAWAYTEAFSDEIEAEIMENEAVMDEAV is encoded by the coding sequence ATGGCAACGCTCAAAGAATTAGAACCTCAATTGTTAGCCCTGTCTAACGAAGACAAAGAGCGAGTTATCCAACTGCTTTCTCGAGAGTCATTCTCCCTAGGGCGCGGGATTGAAAAAACGCCCGAAGTTTGCGGCGGTAGCGCTTGCATTGCGGGAATGCGCATCGCCGTTTGGGGCCTGGTGGAAGCGCGTCGCATTGGCTATAGTGAAGCAGATTTGCTCGCTAGTTATCCCGGACTCTCTGCGAGAGATTTGGTAAATGCTTGGGCTTATACAGAAGCTTTCTCGGATGAAATAGAGGCTGAGATTATGGAAAATGAAGCTGTCATGGATGAAGCAGTATAA
- a CDS encoding toxin-antitoxin system HicB family antitoxin → MVTLTIHLPEEKHSQLKNLARARGVTVNQLMEELSTVAVSEFEAMTRFNALAATGNVERGLEILEKLDRASAL, encoded by the coding sequence ATGGTGACTTTAACAATTCATTTACCGGAAGAGAAACATTCTCAGCTAAAAAATCTAGCACGAGCGAGAGGGGTAACTGTCAACCAGTTAATGGAAGAGTTATCAACAGTGGCTGTGAGCGAATTCGAGGCAATGACTCGATTCAACGCTTTGGCGGCGACAGGAAATGTTGAGCGGGGATTGGAGATTTTAGAGAAATTAGATCGAGCATCTGCTCTGTAG
- a CDS encoding putative toxin-antitoxin system toxin component, PIN family encodes MMSIKIVIDTSVFISALIGQTGASREVIRRCLKKEYTSLMGNALFCEYESVMNRTEILNQCPLEKTEVISLFSALISVSEWVHIYYSWRPNLRDEGDNHLIELAIAGNASSIVTNNIKDFKNTTLLFPNLSILKPEEILRS; translated from the coding sequence ATGATGAGCATCAAAATCGTTATCGATACCAGTGTCTTTATTAGTGCTTTGATTGGGCAAACTGGAGCGAGTCGAGAAGTTATTCGGCGTTGTTTAAAGAAAGAGTACACTTCTTTAATGGGTAATGCTTTATTTTGCGAGTATGAATCAGTGATGAATAGGACAGAGATTTTGAATCAATGTCCGCTTGAGAAAACAGAAGTTATAAGTTTATTTTCAGCATTGATAAGCGTAAGTGAGTGGGTACATATTTACTATTCATGGCGACCTAATCTAAGAGATGAGGGCGACAATCATTTAATTGAATTAGCGATTGCTGGCAATGCCTCCAGCATCGTAACCAATAACATTAAAGACTTCAAAAACACCACCTTACTGTTTCCCAATTTGTCAATTTTAAAGCCAGAAGAAATACTCAGGAGTTAA
- a CDS encoding UDP-glucuronic acid decarboxylase family protein — MRILVTGGAGFLGSHLIDRLMEAGHDVICLDNYFTGHRRNVQQWIGHPKFELIRHDITEPIRLEVDQIYHLACPASPIHYQYNPVKTIKTNVMGTMNMLGLAKRVKARFFLASTSEVYGDPDVHPQPEDYRGNVNPIGIRSCYDEGKRVAETLAFDYHRQNGVDIRVVRIFNTYGPRMLENDGRVVSNFIVQALRGEPLTVYGDGSQTRSFCYASDLIEGFIRLMNSEHTGPINIGNPGEYTILELAQTIQGMINPDAELIYKPLPQDDPKQRQPDITKAKTLLGWEPTVQLQEGLKQTIAYFRDRIEAE; from the coding sequence ATGAGAATCCTGGTAACAGGTGGTGCGGGTTTTCTCGGTTCCCATCTTATCGACCGGCTTATGGAAGCCGGTCACGACGTAATCTGCTTGGACAACTATTTCACGGGTCACAGGCGCAACGTCCAACAATGGATAGGTCATCCCAAGTTTGAACTTATCCGTCACGATATTACCGAGCCAATCCGCTTAGAAGTCGATCAAATCTATCATCTTGCTTGTCCTGCTTCGCCGATTCACTACCAGTACAACCCGGTCAAAACCATCAAAACCAACGTCATGGGGACGATGAATATGCTGGGGTTAGCCAAGCGAGTCAAAGCGCGATTTTTCTTGGCTTCTACTTCTGAAGTCTACGGCGATCCGGACGTTCACCCCCAACCGGAAGACTATCGGGGCAACGTCAACCCGATTGGGATCAGATCCTGTTACGATGAGGGCAAGCGAGTGGCGGAAACGCTGGCGTTTGACTATCACCGCCAGAACGGAGTCGATATTCGCGTGGTGCGGATTTTCAATACTTACGGCCCTCGGATGTTGGAAAATGACGGGCGCGTGGTCAGTAATTTTATCGTTCAGGCGCTGCGCGGCGAACCGCTGACGGTTTACGGCGATGGTTCCCAAACGCGGAGTTTCTGCTATGCTTCGGATTTGATCGAAGGCTTTATTCGCTTGATGAATAGCGAACATACCGGCCCCATTAATATCGGCAATCCGGGGGAATATACGATTTTGGAGCTTGCCCAAACGATTCAGGGCATGATTAATCCAGATGCGGAGTTAATTTATAAACCTTTACCCCAAGACGATCCCAAACAGCGACAACCGGATATCACGAAGGCAAAAACGCTGTTGGGGTGGGAACCGACGGTTCAGTTGCAGGAAGGATTAAAGCAAACGATCGCATATTTCCGCGATCGCATCGAAGCCGAGTAG
- a CDS encoding UDP-glucose/GDP-mannose dehydrogenase family protein, translating to MRVCVIGTGYVGLVTGVCLSHIGHHVICIDNNEEKVKLMKSGQSPIYEPGLSELMQSSMKSGNLEFSSDLERGVDNSDILFIAVGTPALPTGESDTRYVEAVARGIGEHLKDGYKVIVNKSTVPIGSGDWVRMIVLDGVGERQKTLVAAGGPDASTQAIGAEFDVVSNPEFLREGSAVYDTFNPDRIVLGSNSQKALDMMQELYAPLVTRTFGEEENKNLPPVPIVTTDLNSAEMIKYAANSFLATKISFINEVANICDRVGADVVQVAKGIGLDSRIGTKFLQAGLGWGGSCFPKDVSALIHTADDYGYNSELLKSAVEVNKRQRAILLEKLQKELKILKGKVIGLLGLTFKPDTDDMRDAPSLDLIEQLNRLGAKVKAYDPIVSQTGISHGLSGVIIETDAERLADGCDALVLVTDWQQFANIDYEKLAKQMHSSRVIVDGRNFLDRKAAEKAGFRYVGIGH from the coding sequence ATGCGCGTTTGTGTCATTGGTACGGGTTACGTTGGCTTAGTCACGGGCGTTTGTCTCTCTCATATCGGCCACCACGTTATCTGTATCGACAATAATGAGGAAAAGGTCAAACTCATGAAGTCGGGACAATCCCCGATTTACGAACCCGGACTTTCCGAACTGATGCAGTCTTCGATGAAGTCCGGCAATCTCGAGTTTTCTTCCGACCTCGAACGAGGGGTTGACAATAGTGACATCTTATTTATTGCCGTAGGAACGCCAGCGTTGCCGACGGGAGAAAGCGATACGCGCTACGTGGAAGCCGTCGCGCGCGGAATTGGCGAACATCTCAAAGACGGCTACAAAGTCATCGTCAATAAATCAACCGTTCCCATCGGTTCTGGCGACTGGGTACGGATGATCGTTCTCGATGGCGTAGGAGAACGCCAGAAAACGCTAGTAGCCGCAGGCGGCCCGGATGCGTCCACTCAGGCGATTGGGGCAGAATTTGATGTTGTCAGCAACCCCGAATTCCTGCGGGAAGGTTCGGCAGTCTACGATACCTTCAATCCCGATCGCATCGTACTGGGCAGCAACAGCCAAAAAGCGCTCGATATGATGCAAGAACTCTACGCGCCCTTAGTGACTCGCACCTTTGGCGAAGAAGAAAACAAAAACTTACCGCCCGTACCCATTGTCACCACCGACCTCAACTCGGCGGAAATGATCAAGTACGCGGCTAACTCCTTCCTCGCCACCAAAATCAGCTTTATCAACGAAGTCGCCAATATTTGCGATCGCGTCGGCGCGGATGTCGTCCAAGTTGCCAAAGGTATCGGTCTCGATTCTCGCATTGGCACCAAATTCCTGCAAGCCGGACTCGGTTGGGGCGGTTCCTGCTTCCCCAAAGATGTCTCAGCCCTCATTCATACCGCCGACGACTACGGTTACAACTCCGAACTGCTTAAGTCTGCGGTGGAAGTCAACAAACGCCAGCGCGCGATCCTGCTCGAAAAATTGCAAAAGGAACTCAAAATCCTCAAAGGCAAAGTGATCGGTTTGCTTGGTTTAACCTTCAAACCCGATACCGACGATATGCGCGACGCACCCTCCCTCGACCTCATCGAACAACTCAATCGCCTCGGCGCAAAAGTCAAAGCCTACGACCCCATCGTCTCCCAAACCGGCATCAGCCACGGCCTCTCCGGTGTCATTATTGAAACCGATGCCGAACGCCTCGCCGATGGTTGCGATGCCTTAGTCTTAGTCACCGACTGGCAGCAATTCGCCAACATCGACTATGAGAAACTTGCCAAACAGATGCACAGCAGTCGCGTGATTGTGGACGGCCGCAATTTCCTCGATCGCAAAGCCGCAGAAAAAGCAGGTTTCCGCTACGTCGGCATCGGGCATTAA
- a CDS encoding AbrB family transcriptional regulator translates to MNECQWGGKPTVLADLLQILLAKLPKLANLGQFLIIALLAGFLFDKFHIPVSWLLGPMAAGVLCAIFSGRAQTLTPKLVILSRSILGLMAASRFSPDTAHQAVTYALPLLFCIPLAASFSLINGYLLWRWSGIDRITSFLGCIPGASAGIIAMSEDLGADALAVSMLQYIRVLMVVAIIPAIATFYIPHLTPTNVTAPLPLPHVSSFSPWFNLSLLALGCQLGIVLGNSLRLPSAAFLGSFFIGLPAFWNLPHSLYIPHWLFLTALLIVGLSIGLRFDRPTAQQLFKAVLIDVGLVLVMIVSCLGIAYGFHQVARVDIVSAILSFTPGGIEAMLATTLQLGGDTGLVLAIQMTRMFLILFLTPWLIGLWLKPKTADNEQ, encoded by the coding sequence ATGAATGAATGCCAGTGGGGGGGAAAGCCAACCGTTTTGGCAGACCTCCTGCAAATCTTGCTTGCTAAGCTTCCCAAACTCGCAAACCTCGGTCAATTTCTCATCATTGCCTTGCTTGCGGGTTTTTTGTTCGATAAATTTCACATTCCTGTCAGTTGGTTACTCGGCCCGATGGCCGCAGGCGTTCTCTGTGCTATCTTCTCAGGGCGCGCCCAAACCCTCACCCCCAAGCTTGTCATCCTCAGTCGCTCGATACTCGGTTTGATGGCAGCGTCTCGCTTCTCTCCCGATACCGCGCACCAAGCCGTCACTTATGCCCTGCCCCTCCTCTTTTGCATTCCGCTGGCGGCAAGCTTCAGTTTGATCAACGGCTATCTCCTCTGGCGTTGGTCGGGAATCGATCGCATCACCAGTTTCCTGGGCTGCATTCCCGGTGCGTCCGCCGGGATCATTGCCATGAGCGAAGATTTGGGTGCAGACGCACTCGCTGTCTCCATGCTCCAATATATTCGAGTGCTGATGGTGGTTGCCATCATTCCCGCGATCGCGACCTTTTACATTCCCCATCTTACTCCAACCAACGTAACGGCCCCCCTCCCTCTACCGCACGTCTCCTCCTTCTCTCCCTGGTTCAATCTTTCCCTCTTAGCCCTAGGCTGCCAATTGGGAATCGTCCTCGGCAACAGCTTGCGCTTACCCTCCGCCGCCTTCCTCGGTAGCTTCTTCATCGGGCTTCCCGCCTTTTGGAACTTACCCCACTCCCTCTACATTCCCCACTGGCTATTCCTCACTGCTTTACTGATTGTTGGATTGTCCATTGGCTTACGCTTCGACCGACCAACTGCGCAACAACTATTTAAAGCAGTGTTGATTGATGTCGGGTTAGTGCTGGTGATGATTGTGAGTTGTTTGGGGATTGCCTACGGCTTCCATCAAGTGGCGCGCGTTGATATCGTCAGCGCCATTCTCAGTTTTACGCCGGGAGGTATTGAGGCGATGTTAGCAACAACTCTCCAACTGGGCGGCGATACGGGTTTAGTCCTCGCTATTCAAATGACTCGTATGTTTTTAATTCTGTTCTTAACCCCTTGGCTGATTGGCTTGTGGTTGAAGCCGAAGACCGCCGATAACGAACAGTGA
- a CDS encoding SLC13 family permease yields MTLSPIFVTLSVVILALIAFIFEWLPVDITAIIVAIVLMLIGLVVPEAGVTPEEGIAGFGNSATITVMAMFILSAAITKTGVIQIVRDWFLKWGGDEPAQQIVVMGAIVGPITAFINNTAVVAIFLPIVEDWCKKRNISPSKLLIPLSFVTILGGMITLIGTSTNILASGVSKKLGYEEFGLFQFTALGVITFFIGLAYLAFFAPKLLPDRKPAAGDLMTDEYGLKDYVTEVVVSPRSSLIGQTLQESEIQRKFDFDVLEIIRNDERFPQPIADRSLAAGDILLVRGTRPELLKIKDERGLDILADVQFGQVETEMTVGEERVAEILILSNSRLVGTTLKDLRFRQRYNATVLAIRRGEELVRERLGKVTLRFGDLLLLQAPKQSIRGLQTTRELLVLEQREMDNLRQDKAWLALAIAVAVVVVAALDWMPILISALVGVVLMVITGCLKPGELYGAVRWDVIFLLAGLIPLGTAMDKSGATEWLAKSLVAAGGSLSGYWILLFFFAATSLLTEILSNNASVVLMLPIAVKVAETLQLNPYAFMFAVTFAASNSFMTPIGYQTNTMVYGPGGYKFLDFFRVGAPLNLLMAIVTPVLIVWLYGLQPN; encoded by the coding sequence ATGACCTTATCGCCCATTTTTGTAACGCTTAGCGTTGTCATTCTTGCCCTAATTGCCTTCATTTTTGAATGGTTGCCCGTCGATATCACTGCCATTATCGTTGCCATTGTTTTAATGTTAATTGGCTTGGTCGTTCCGGAGGCAGGAGTTACCCCTGAAGAAGGCATCGCCGGATTTGGAAACTCGGCAACTATCACGGTCATGGCCATGTTTATTCTCAGTGCGGCGATTACCAAAACGGGAGTGATTCAAATCGTGCGAGATTGGTTTCTCAAATGGGGTGGCGACGAACCCGCTCAACAAATTGTGGTGATGGGAGCCATTGTCGGCCCCATTACTGCTTTTATTAATAATACGGCGGTAGTTGCTATTTTCTTGCCAATTGTAGAAGATTGGTGCAAAAAGCGCAATATTTCCCCCTCGAAACTCTTGATTCCCCTATCTTTTGTAACGATTTTAGGGGGAATGATAACCTTAATCGGTACGTCTACTAACATCTTAGCCAGCGGCGTTTCAAAGAAGTTAGGATATGAAGAATTCGGTTTGTTTCAGTTTACCGCCTTGGGGGTAATCACCTTTTTTATCGGTTTAGCCTATCTCGCATTTTTTGCCCCTAAATTGCTTCCCGATCGCAAACCGGCAGCCGGAGATTTAATGACCGATGAGTACGGACTGAAAGATTACGTGACTGAAGTCGTGGTTTCGCCGCGATCGAGTCTAATCGGGCAAACGCTGCAAGAAAGTGAAATTCAACGCAAATTTGACTTCGATGTTCTCGAAATCATTCGCAACGACGAACGCTTTCCTCAACCGATCGCGGATCGCAGCCTCGCAGCGGGTGACATCCTTTTAGTACGCGGCACTCGTCCAGAACTCCTGAAAATTAAAGACGAGCGAGGGCTTGACATTTTAGCCGACGTACAGTTCGGACAAGTCGAAACGGAAATGACGGTCGGAGAAGAACGAGTTGCTGAGATCTTAATCCTGTCCAACTCGCGCTTAGTCGGAACGACGCTCAAAGATTTGCGCTTCCGCCAACGCTACAATGCAACCGTGCTGGCGATTCGGCGCGGTGAAGAGTTAGTGCGCGAGCGCCTCGGTAAAGTAACCCTGCGTTTCGGCGATTTGCTCCTCCTCCAAGCGCCAAAACAAAGCATACGCGGTTTACAGACCACCCGCGAACTGCTCGTTCTCGAACAGCGCGAGATGGATAACTTACGTCAAGATAAAGCTTGGCTTGCGCTCGCGATCGCGGTTGCCGTCGTTGTTGTCGCCGCTCTTGATTGGATGCCGATTCTCATCAGCGCTCTCGTCGGTGTCGTTCTGATGGTGATTACCGGCTGCCTCAAACCGGGCGAACTCTACGGAGCGGTGCGTTGGGACGTAATCTTTCTCCTGGCAGGTTTGATTCCCTTGGGAACTGCAATGGACAAATCCGGTGCAACCGAATGGCTGGCTAAAAGCCTCGTTGCTGCTGGAGGAAGCCTTTCTGGGTATTGGATTTTGCTATTCTTTTTCGCAGCTACTTCCCTGCTTACCGAAATTCTTTCCAACAACGCCTCGGTGGTACTGATGCTCCCCATCGCCGTCAAAGTTGCAGAAACCCTGCAACTCAATCCTTACGCCTTTATGTTTGCCGTCACCTTTGCCGCTTCTAATAGCTTCATGACTCCCATCGGCTATCAAACCAATACAATGGTTTACGGTCCGGGCGGTTATAAATTCCTCGACTTTTTCCGCGTCGGCGCGCCCTTAAATTTATTAATGGCGATTGTTACACCGGTGTTAATTGTGTGGTTATATGGGTTGCAGCCCAATTAA
- a CDS encoding PfkB family carbohydrate kinase, which translates to MQSSGLFIGMVTLDLIYRVDRFPHSNQKIAASDCAIAAGGPATNAAVAFSTLGSRALLLGAIGNSPYSRLIQEDLEARGVTSLDVAADATLSPPISSIITTKETGDRAVVSLPGSRVPVPAARFPPGFLLDCDIILWDGHQLELSRACADLRETAARARAKEIPIVLDGGSWKPGLQDVLPAVDYAICSDDFYPPSCNNRQDVLDYLTGLNIPYIAITGGERPIQYLAGGRAGWVDVPSIEPVDTLGAGDIFHGAFCHYILKHDFLEALSRAAEVAAFSCQFFGTRAWCKEISQRFTLSQDDMLGENT; encoded by the coding sequence ATGCAGAGTTCTGGCTTGTTTATCGGTATGGTAACGCTCGATTTAATCTATCGAGTCGATCGCTTCCCTCACTCCAATCAGAAGATAGCAGCTAGCGATTGCGCGATCGCAGCAGGCGGCCCTGCAACCAATGCTGCGGTTGCCTTTTCCACCCTCGGCAGTCGCGCCTTACTCCTCGGTGCGATCGGTAATAGCCCTTACAGTCGTTTAATCCAAGAAGATCTCGAAGCGCGAGGCGTAACGAGCTTAGATGTCGCCGCCGATGCGACTCTCTCCCCGCCCATCTCTTCTATTATTACCACCAAAGAAACGGGCGATCGCGCCGTTGTCTCCTTACCGGGTTCTCGCGTTCCCGTACCCGCCGCCCGCTTCCCTCCCGGTTTCTTACTCGATTGCGACATCATTTTGTGGGACGGACATCAACTCGAACTCAGTCGCGCCTGTGCCGATTTACGCGAGACAGCCGCCCGGGCGAGGGCTAAAGAAATTCCCATCGTTCTAGACGGCGGCAGTTGGAAACCCGGATTGCAGGATGTTCTGCCCGCCGTCGATTACGCCATCTGTTCCGATGACTTTTACCCGCCTTCCTGTAACAATCGCCAAGACGTTCTCGACTATCTCACTGGACTCAACATTCCCTATATTGCCATTACCGGCGGCGAACGACCGATTCAATATCTCGCAGGCGGGCGGGCTGGCTGGGTAGACGTTCCCAGCATCGAACCCGTCGATACATTAGGGGCAGGAGATATTTTCCACGGCGCTTTTTGCCATTACATCCTCAAACATGACTTCCTTGAAGCCCTATCCCGTGCGGCAGAAGTTGCGGCGTTTTCCTGCCAATTTTTTGGAACCCGCGCTTGGTGTAAGGAAATATCGCAGAGATTTACGCTTTCGCAGGACGATATGCTGGGGGAGAATACTTAA
- a CDS encoding restriction endonuclease gives MVERNYRRTVEQLREVASMFWPLELSQQEAELSIVPKLIETQNQFVSILSIDVSNIEGLFQIINASQLSANLFLKHLVILSDFGGEMLQRLNSRFHSIFPSGNLEYIWHKGKQIYEFECLPCSGKLTNSKLGIDGKKLLQSRALSPLHKDIIAILLFGSNATQKRTAEILAKCEIGNYLGKPDALTRFLKQRYIWVSRITSGAQSNTLGNTTQNFVKKYIEEHLRINNIQIERDSHLPGIKHTGDDSEMFTTFDIVASEGTRFIAIEVSFQVTTNSVIERKAGQARSRFEQIERSGYKIAYVIDGAGNFERETALRTLCYYSHCTVTFCTSELDRLCDFLEEYFTTD, from the coding sequence GTGGTCGAACGTAATTATCGAAGAACAGTAGAGCAACTACGGGAAGTCGCCTCTATGTTCTGGCCACTAGAATTATCGCAACAAGAAGCTGAACTTAGTATTGTTCCTAAACTCATAGAAACTCAAAATCAGTTTGTTTCAATTTTGAGCATTGATGTTTCCAATATAGAAGGGTTATTCCAGATTATTAATGCTTCTCAGCTTTCTGCTAATTTATTTCTCAAACACTTAGTCATTTTGTCTGACTTTGGTGGAGAAATGTTACAACGTTTGAACAGTCGTTTTCACTCTATTTTTCCATCCGGTAATTTAGAGTATATTTGGCATAAAGGTAAGCAGATTTATGAATTTGAATGTTTGCCTTGTTCGGGCAAGCTAACAAACTCTAAGTTAGGAATTGACGGAAAGAAACTTTTACAGTCTCGCGCTTTGTCTCCGTTGCATAAAGATATCATTGCTATTCTGCTTTTTGGAAGTAATGCTACGCAAAAACGAACTGCGGAGATTCTAGCCAAATGCGAAATTGGTAACTATTTAGGAAAACCTGATGCCTTAACCCGATTTCTTAAACAGCGATATATCTGGGTTAGTAGAATTACGTCTGGAGCGCAATCCAATACTTTAGGAAACACGACTCAAAATTTTGTAAAAAAGTATATAGAGGAGCATTTGCGTATTAACAACATTCAAATAGAACGTGACAGTCATTTGCCGGGTATAAAACATACAGGTGATGACAGTGAGATGTTTACAACTTTCGACATAGTTGCTTCTGAGGGAACACGCTTTATCGCGATAGAAGTTAGTTTTCAGGTAACAACAAATAGCGTCATCGAACGGAAAGCTGGACAAGCTCGTTCGAGATTTGAGCAAATTGAACGCTCCGGTTATAAAATTGCTTATGTCATCGATGGTGCAGGTAATTTCGAGCGGGAAACAGCTTTGAGGACTTTATGCTATTACAGTCATTGTACAGTGACTTTTTGTACATCGGAACTCGACAGACTTTGTGATTTTTTAGAAGAATATTTTACGACTGATTAA
- the dcm gene encoding DNA (cytosine-5-)-methyltransferase, translating to MSRANINLNKLRFVDLFAGIGGMRFAFENAARTLEIETECVFSSEIDAEARWVYEQNFACQPYGDIRQVGRLPEHDILLAGFPCQSFSYAGKKEGFGDTRGTLFFEIMRLVDTYQPQAFIFENVRGLTTHDCGKTLETIRNEIQQRGYSYDAFLLNSSNFGLPQNRVRIYIIGLLNAAPKYSLVSDVGCRDSHSYSNTEQLSLFQNSRSPIRVLDILEEAPDRKYDCSETFVFALKKVLNNDLERLHGLRLIDYRGGNSIHSWELGLRGECTAEEIELMNLFILKRRNKAFGKEQDGKLLTQEQIATFYSHPHLESILNSLIEKKYLRKIKDFYKPVAGNFSFEVYKFLDPQKISVTLVASDANRLGIYHNERVRRITPREAARLQGFPDSFELHPQDDRAYYQLGNSVSINVVEAVAKEAISQTLVWGKNCFEAEYPSSGILQSFSRSRLPSRFN from the coding sequence ATGAGCCGAGCAAATATTAATTTAAATAAGCTTCGTTTTGTCGATCTGTTTGCCGGTATTGGTGGCATGAGGTTTGCTTTTGAAAATGCCGCTCGTACCTTAGAAATTGAAACAGAATGCGTATTCAGTAGTGAAATAGATGCTGAAGCGCGATGGGTTTACGAACAAAACTTTGCTTGCCAACCTTACGGAGATATCCGGCAGGTAGGGAGGCTACCGGAACACGATATACTTTTAGCAGGTTTTCCCTGCCAATCTTTTTCTTATGCAGGAAAAAAAGAAGGTTTTGGCGATACGCGAGGAACTTTATTTTTTGAAATTATGAGGTTGGTCGATACTTACCAACCCCAAGCTTTTATTTTTGAAAATGTACGGGGTTTAACAACCCACGATTGTGGCAAAACTTTAGAAACGATTAGAAACGAAATTCAACAACGGGGTTACAGTTATGACGCATTCTTACTGAACAGTAGCAATTTTGGATTGCCACAAAATCGAGTCAGGATTTATATCATCGGTTTACTGAATGCTGCACCTAAGTACAGTTTGGTTTCTGATGTCGGATGCAGAGATTCGCATTCCTATAGCAATACCGAACAGCTTTCATTATTTCAAAATTCTCGATCGCCAATTCGGGTATTAGATATCTTAGAAGAAGCTCCCGATCGTAAATACGACTGTTCGGAAACGTTTGTGTTTGCCTTAAAAAAGGTGTTAAATAACGATCTCGAACGGTTGCACGGACTTCGATTAATTGATTATCGCGGCGGAAACTCCATTCATTCCTGGGAATTAGGCTTGCGCGGAGAGTGTACGGCTGAAGAGATCGAGTTAATGAATCTTTTTATTCTCAAGCGAAGAAATAAAGCCTTCGGGAAGGAACAAGATGGTAAGCTTTTAACTCAAGAGCAAATTGCGACATTCTACAGTCATCCGCACTTAGAGAGTATTCTAAATTCTCTGATAGAGAAGAAATATTTACGCAAAATCAAAGATTTTTATAAACCCGTTGCTGGAAACTTTTCCTTTGAAGTTTACAAATTTTTAGACCCTCAAAAAATATCTGTTACTTTAGTCGCCAGCGATGCGAATCGATTGGGAATTTATCATAACGAGCGAGTTCGTCGGATTACCCCTCGCGAAGCAGCCAGATTGCAAGGATTTCCCGATAGTTTTGAACTTCACCCTCAAGACGATCGAGCATACTATCAACTGGGCAATAGTGTTAGCATTAATGTAGTTGAAGCTGTCGCAAAAGAAGCGATTTCCCAAACTTTAGTTTGGGGAAAGAATTGTTTTGAAGCTGAATATCCCTCTTCTGGTATTCTCCAGAGCTTTTCTCGATCGCGCCTTCCTTCGCGCTTCAACTAG